The sequence TCTACTGGTGTACACAAGCGCGACTCTATCTGGGCAGCCGAGATTGACACCATCTGCTATGGACTGAACCAGATTTTTCCACAGAAGTCGGCTGCCGAATTCAAGGCACATCTGTTGGAAGGTAAGCGTAAAGTGATGAAGAACGGTACCGTAGGTGCCCGTCACTGGGCTATCTGGCCTCGCCGTATTGATTACAATACTTTCTGCGAGGTACACGAACTGCCCATCTTCAGAGAGAAACTGTATAAAGGCGGTTTCCACTGGGAGACCTTCAACTCACGCCGTAAGCCATTCGGCACCTTGGCCCAGCGTACCATCGGTGAGATGTACGGTGCTAAAGATAGTGCCAAGAATGGTCTGGAGCTCTCGTTAGACACCTTACTCCGTGGTAAGAATGGTTTGATGCATCGTCGTAAGATTCTGAGCAAGTACCTCGACATCCCTGTACTGTCGCCCGAGGATGGTGTAGATGTAGTAACCACCATCGATGTAGGTATGCAGGATTTGGCCGAGCGTGCCTTGGTAGATGAACTGAAGGAGATTAACGGCGAAATGGGCGTAGCCATCCTGATGGAGGTAAAGACCGGCGACGTAAAAGCCATTGTAAATATGACCCGTGGATTGGACGGCAACTATTACGAGATGGTGAACAATGCCATCAGCTACCGTTGTGAACCAGGTTCAGTATTCAAGGTAGCCTCGTTCCTTGTTGCCCTCGACGATGGTGTGATCGACACCACAATGACTATCCCAACAGGCTGTGGTGTGATGGAGATGCACGGTCGTCCCATGAAGGATCACAACTGGCGTCGTGGCGGCTATGGCACCATCAATGTAGCACGCGCCCTCGAAGTAAGTTCGAACATCGGCGTAAGCTACCTGATCGACAAGTACTACGGTCATAACCCCAAGAAATACGTAGAGGGTCTATATAGAATAGGTATACACGAGGACCTGAAGTTGCCATTGGTGGGTTATCATACCCCTATGATCCGTATGCCGGATACCAAGACTACCGACAGATCCAAGTACTGGAGTAAGACCACCCTACCCTGGATGAGTATTGGTTACGAAACTCAGATAGCACCAATCAACACCGTGGCTTTCTATAATGCGATAGCCAACAACGGCAAGATGATGCAGCCACGCTTTGTTAAGCAGCTGATGAAG is a genomic window of Xylanibacter ruminicola 23 containing:
- a CDS encoding penicillin-binding protein, which codes for MSKFNSDKVMPRYFVIAVVLTLIGFAVVGKAMYIMTAKKDYWTQVASRLKRDSVTVKPNRGNILSCDGQLMASSIPEYKVYMDFQAGAEDSTGVHKRDSIWAAEIDTICYGLNQIFPQKSAAEFKAHLLEGKRKVMKNGTVGARHWAIWPRRIDYNTFCEVHELPIFREKLYKGGFHWETFNSRRKPFGTLAQRTIGEMYGAKDSAKNGLELSLDTLLRGKNGLMHRRKILSKYLDIPVLSPEDGVDVVTTIDVGMQDLAERALVDELKEINGEMGVAILMEVKTGDVKAIVNMTRGLDGNYYEMVNNAISYRCEPGSVFKVASFLVALDDGVIDTTMTIPTGCGVMEMHGRPMKDHNWRRGGYGTINVARALEVSSNIGVSYLIDKYYGHNPKKYVEGLYRIGIHEDLKLPLVGYHTPMIRMPDTKTTDRSKYWSKTTLPWMSIGYETQIAPINTVAFYNAIANNGKMMQPRFVKQLMKNGEVIREFEPVVLKERIAKPQTIKTMQTILEHVVSQGLGKKAGSKSFKVAGKTGTAQVADQFGSYHSGVTRYWLSFAGFFPADNPRYTCIVCLKKSGLPASGGGMSGVVFHHIAEGVMAQSLKRSVDDARDSRSSFTPAVKKGDSQAANYVLASLKTKASAPSSANYREGSKHTVPDVTGMGAKDAVYLLESRRVKARIKGRGKVKSQSIHAGTAVKQGMVCELILD